The sequence CCGCCCCGGAGCCGGCGGAGGGCCTGGGTGCCCGGCTCGCCGCGCTGCGCAGCACTGTGCTGGGCGATCCCCGCGGCCGGCGGGCCGTCGCTGCCGTGGTGGTGACGCTGGGCCTGGTGGCCGCGATCGGGGGCTGGTGGTTCGGCGTCGGCCGTTACACGGACGCTCCGCAGCTGGTGAGCCTGAGCAAGGCCGAGGCGCAGGCGCGGGCCGACCGCGCCGGGCTCGTCCTCAAGTACGCCGAGCCACGCTTCGACGAGAAAGCCCCGAAGGACAGCGTGCTGGGGCAGAGCCCGGCGTCCGCTGCCAAGATCGTCAAGGGTGGCACGATCACCCTGACCCTCTCCCTCGGCCCGGAGCGTTTCCCCGTACCGGACGTGATCGGCAAGGAGTTCGAGCTGGCCGAGGCGGACCTGGTCAACGCGAAGCTGGTGGTGGCCAAGGGCACCCCCCGCTACGACGACAGCCTGCCGGCCGGGGTCGTGGTGGACAGCTCCCCCAAGGTGGGCGCCGAGGTCAAACCAGGTGCGAAGGTCACCCTCATCCTGAGCCGGGGTAGGGCGCCGGTGACGGTGCCGAACCTGGTCGGCAAGAGCCTGACCGACGCCCGGACGACCCTGGCCCAGCTCAACCTGGTGCTGGTGGAGAACTACAAGGACTCCGACAAGCCGAGGGACGAGATCCTCGGCCAGAGCCCGGCCGACGGCGCCGGTGTGGAGAAGGGCACCCAGGTCAAGCTGGACGTCAGCAAGGGGCCACCGCTGGTCGCCATGCCACGGGTGATCGGCCTGCCGTGCCAGCAGGCCAAGCAGGCGTTGGAGGCGCAGGGCTTCCCGGTGACCATGGCGATCAACCCGAACGCCGTGGTCCAGATCCAGCTCCCGGGCGAGAATTCGCAGGTGGCGCCCGGCACCCCGGTCACCCTGACGTGCTTCTGATGCCGACGATCTCCGGGCGGCCGGTGGGCACGCACACTCCGACCTCGGGTGGGCTGGCGAAGGCCGCCCTGCCGTACGCCGACGTGACCGGCGCACGGGTGGTGCAGGTCTACGTCTCCAACTCGCGCGGCTGGGCACTGCCCAACGGCGACCCCGGGCAGGACGTCCTGTTCCGCGACGGTTGCGCCGAGCGGGGCATTCCGACGTTCATCCACGCCGCGCTGCTGGTCAACCTGGGCTCGCCCACCCCTGCCACTGTCGAGAAGTCGGCCCAGACGCTGGCGCACGCGCTGCGTCGGGGCGTGGCGATCGGCGCGCGGGGGGTGGTGTTCCACGCGGGCAGTTCGGTGGACGAGGGGCACGCCGAGGCGGCGATGCGACAGGTCCGCGAGGTGTTGCTGCCGCTGCTCGACTGGACCGCCGAGGCTGGCGGGCCGATGTTGCTGGTCGAGCCGAGCGCGGGTGGAGGCCGGTCACTGGCCTCCCGGGTGGAGCAGCTCGGGCCCTACCTGGACGCGGTGGACCGGCACCCCATGCTCGGGGTCTGCTTCGACACCTGCCACGCCTGGGCGGCCGGGCACGACCTGGCGGCCGAGGGCGGCATGACGGCGACCCTGGACACCCTGGTGGCCACTGTCGGTGCGGACCGGCTGCGGCTGGTCCACGCCAACGACTCGAAGGATCTGTGCGGCTCCACCCGGGATCGGCACGAGAACATCGGCAAGGGCAGCATCGGCGAGCCCGCCTTCGCCGAGCTGATGGCCCACCCGGCGACCGCTGGCGTCCCGATCGTCGTGGAAACCCCCAGCGAGAAGCACCTGGGCCACGCCGCCGACATCAGCACGCTGACCCGCCTGTCCCACCCCTGACCCAACCTGCTGGTTGATCAAGAGGTTTACGTCAGATTCCGGTCGCCGGATGACGCAAACCTCTTGATCACCGAGGTGAGCGCTGGGGGTGTCAGGCTGCGGCGAGGATGCGGGGTAGGGCTGCCACGGCGCGGTCGATGTCCGCGTCGCTGACGCCCAGGTGGGTGACCAGGCGGGCGGTACGGGGGCCGAGCACCGAGACCAGCACGCCCTCGGCCCGCGCCGCGGCGGCCAGGGCCCGTGCGTCCAGTGTGTGCTTGGTGAGGTCCAGCGCGACCAGGTTGGTACGGACCGTGGTGGCCAGCACCCCGAACGGCGCGACCGCCTCGGCGAGCCGGGCCGCCTTCGCGTGGTCGTCAGCCAGCCGGTCGATGTGGTGCGCCAGCGCGTACCGGCCGCCGGCGGCAAGAATGCCGGCCTGGCGCATGCCACCGCCCATCCGCTTGCGGATCAGCCGGGCACGTTGCATCTTCTCCGCGCTGCCCACCACCAGCGAACCGACCGGCGCGCCGAGACCCTTGGAGAGGCACACCGACAGCGTGTCGAAGAGCTGGCCGTACTCGATCAGCGGCACCCGGTCGGCGACGTGCGCGTGCCAGATCCGCGCGCCGTCACAGTGCAGCGCGACGCCCGCCTCGTCGGCGACCCCGCGCAGATCCCGCAGGGTCGCCAGCGGAATCACCCCGCCACCGCCGCGGTTGTGGGTCTGCTCGACGGCGATCGCGCGGGTGGGGACGGCGAAGTAGCCGTCCGGCCGGATCATCCCGGCCACCACCTCCGGGTCGATGTCCGCGCCCACCGCGGGCCAGGTCCGCGAGGAGATACCGCCGTACGCGGCCGCGGCGCCGATCTCGTACGTGACAACGTGCGCGTCGGCGTCGCAGAGCAACTCGTCGCCGGGCGACACCAACAGTTGCAGGGCGATCTGGTTCGCCATCGACCCGCTCGGGGCGAACAGCGCCGCCTCGTGCCCGAACAACGCGGCGACCTCGGCCTCCAGCGCGTTGACGCTCGGGTCTTCGCCGTACACGTCGTCACCGACCTCGGCGGCGGCCATCGCCTCCCGCATCCCGGCGGTGGGTCGGGTCACCGTGTCGGACCGCAGGTCCACGAACAGGTCAGGCACTGTCTTCCTTTCGGCTGCCGACTGCCGGGTTCGCGAACTCAGCCACGGAGCATCTCCGCTACCAGGAACGCCAACTCCAACGACTGCTGGGTGTTCAGTCGCGGGTCGCAGGCGGTTTCGTACCGGTCGGGCAGGTCGAGATCCTCGATCCCCTGGGCGCCGCCGAGGCACTCGGTGACGTCCTCACCGGTCAACTCGACGTGCAGGCCACCGGGGTGGGTGTCCAGCCCCCGGTGCACCTCGAAGTAGCCGAGCACCTCGTCGACGATGCGGTCGAAGTGCCGGGTCTTGTAGCCGTTGGACGACTCGTGCGTGTTGCCGTGCATCGGGTCGCACTGCCAGACCACCTTGGCGCCGGCGGCGGTGACCTTGGCGACGATCGGCGGCAGCGCGTCGCGCACCCGGTGGTTGCCCATCCGGCTGATCAGGGTGAGCCGGCCGGGGATGTTGTCCGGGTTGAGCTTCTCGCACAGCTCGATCGCCTCGTCCGGGGACGTGGTCGGGCCGAGCTTGACCCCGATCGGGTTGGCGATGCGGGAGATGAAGTCGATGTGCGCGCCGCTGATCTGCCGGGTGCGCTCGCCGATCCAGAGGAAGTGCCCGGACAGCCCGTACGCCCGGCGGTCGGAGACCCGGGTGAGCGCCCGGTCGTACTCCAGGGCGAGGGCCTCGTGGGAGCAGTAGAGCGTGACGGTGCGCAACGCCTCGTCGTCGGTCATCCCGCAGGCCCGGATGAAGGCCAGCGCCCGGTCGATCTCCCGGGCGATCGCCTCGTAACGCTCCCCCGCCGGGGAGTTCTTCACGAAGCCCTTGTTCCAGTCGTGCACGGCGTGCAGGTCAGCGAGCCCGCCGGCGAGGTACGCCCGGAGCATGTTCATCGCCGCGGCCGAATTGGCGTACGCGCGGATCATGCGCTGCGGGTCGGCGACCCGGGCGGCCGGGTCGGCCTCCAGCGAGTTGATCATGTCGCCGCGGTACGCGGGCAGGCCACGGGCGTCGGTCGGCAGTGAGCGGGGCTTGGTGTACTGCCCGGCGACCCGGGCGACCTTGACCACCGGCAGCGACGCGCCGTAGGTGAGCACGATCGCCATCTGGAGCAGGGTGCGTGCGTTGGCCAGCAGGTGGCTCTCGGTGTTGTCCACGAACGTCTCGGCGCAGTCACCGCCCTGCAGCAGGAACGCCTTGCCCTCGCAGACCAGGGCGAGCTTCTGCCGGAGCTGGTCCACCTCGTAGGGCGCGACGACCGACGGCACTGTGTCGAGGACCTTGCAGACCGCGGCCACGGCGGCCGGGTCGGACCACGGCGGGACCTGCTCGCGGGGCAGCTCCCGCCATCGGTCCAGGCCGAGCGCGGCGTCCTCGGCGGAGTCGACTGTCGGTCGGCTGGTCTGCAGGCCCGGGCTGCTCACCGCGGGATGGCTCAGCTGATGCCACTCATGGCGCATGACAGAAAGCGTACGGCGACGGTCGGGGTGGCCGGGCGGCGAGGGGGACGGTTCCGGCAGATGAGATCAATCTGCCGGGCGCTGGTCAGGACGCGCGGGTAGGTGCGACGCCGGTCGGCGTCGGAGCGGCCGGCCCACCCGGCGCTTCGCCGGCGATACACCAGTCGCTGCCGTCCCGGGTGACGGTGAAGACCAGCGGCCGGGTGACGGTGCGCTTGCCGACCGCGACCGAGACCGAGACGCTGACCTCCTGCCCGCGCGGACCGGACCGGACTCCGGTGATGGCCGCCTCCGGCACCTGGAAGTGGTCGGCGAAGTCACCGTTGGGGCCGGTGGCGCCCAGGTCGAAGCCGTCGTGCAGCAGAGCGCAGAGCTGGCTGCGGCCGGCGGCGACGTCCTTGGCCGCCATCGCGTCGAGGTAGGCCTGCACGCGCTCACGGGAGCGGGTGGCGGCCTCCTCGGCGGGGGCTCGGGCCGGCTTGGCGGCGGACTCGTCCTGGTCCTCGCCGCCGATCCCGCAGCCGACCAGGGCGACCGGCAGCAGCACCAGCCCGGCGGCGGTCGCCGCCAGCCTGCGGTGGGTCGCGCGCATGATCACCTCCGTTGGCGGTGAGATCGAGACGTGCCGAGCCGCGAGTCTGCCACATTCAGCCGACCGAACCCAACGGCGGCGGTCCGGTCGACGCTGGGCGTCGACCGGACCGCTGTGTCACGGGCGGGAAGGGACGGTGCGGGCCCCTTCCCGCCGTGTGGGTGGTGCGTCGGCCCTCGGCTCAGCCGAGACCGCCCTTGATGGCGCCGATGAGCTCGCCGTTGCTCGTGTCACCGGAGAGCTCCCAGAAGAACGCGCCACCGAGGCCCTGGTTGTTCGCGTACGTCATCTTGCCGTTGATGGTCGACGGGGTGTCGTAGCTCCACCAGTTGCTGCCGCACTTGGCGTACGCGGTGCCGGCGATCGTGCCGGTGGCCGGGCAGGTGTTCTTGAGGACCTTGTAGTCCTCGATGCCGGCCTCGTAGGTGCCCGGCGCCGCGCCGGTGGCGCTGCCGCCCGGAGCGGCCTGGGTGACACCGGTCCAGCCCCGGCCGTAGAAGCCGATGCCGAGCAGCAGCTTGTTGGCCGGAACGCCCTTGCTCTTGAGCTTCTGGATCGCCGCGTCGGAGTTGAAGCCCTGCTGCGGGATGCCGGTGTACGAGGTGAGCGGCGAGTGCGGTGCCGTCGGACCCTGGGCGGCGAAGGCGCCGAAGTAGTCGTAGGTCATCGGCATCAGCCAGTTGAGGTTGCCGATGGCGCCGGCGTAGTCGGTGGCGTCGATCTTGCCCCCGTTGCTGCCGTCCGCGGTGATGGCGGCGGTGACCAGGGCACTGGACCCGAACCTCGACCGCAACGCGCTGATCACGTTCTTGAATGCGTTCGGGCCGCTGCTGTCACAGCTCAGACCGCAGGCGTTGGGGTACTCCCAGTCGACGTCGATGCCGTCGAAGACGTCCGCCCAGCGCGGATCCTCGACCAGGTTGTGGCAGCTCTCGGCGAACGCGGCCGGGTTCTGCGCGGCCTGGGTGAAGCCGCCGGACCAGGTCCAGCCACCGAACGACCAGATCACCTTGAGGTGCGGGTTCAGCTGCTTGAGCTTGCGCAGCTGGTTGAAGCTGCCGCGCAGCGGCTGGTCCCACGTGTCGGCGACGCCGTCCACGCTCTCCGCCGCTGTGTACGCCTTCTCGTAGTCGGCGTAGCTGTCACCGATGGTGCAACGACCGCCGGTGGTGTTGCCGAAGGCGTACAGGATGTGGGTCAGCTTGGCGGCCGACCCGCTGGTCTGGATGTTCTTGACGTGGTAGTTCCGCCCGTAGACGCCCCACTCGGCGAAGTAGCCGACGATCTTCTTGCCGCCCGGGTTCGGCGGGTTGGTGGTCGGCGGTGGCGTGGTGGGCGGAGGGGTCGTGGGCGGCGTCGTCGTCGGCGGGGTGGTGGTCGGCGGAGTCGTGGTCGGCGGGGTGGTGCCGCCGCCGCACGCTGCACCGTTGATGGTGCAGTTCAGCGGCGCCTTGTAGGCGCCGCTGCCGTTGTAACCCCAGCTGAACGAGGCACCGGGGGCGATGCCGCCGGCCCAGCTCTTCTTGACCGCGACGTAGTGGTTGCCGCTGCTGGTGACGTCGGCGTCCCACGCGCTGCTGATGGTGGTGCCCGACGGCAGGTCGAACTCGATGCGCCAGGTGGTGACCGTGGCGCTGGAGCCGTTGGTGACGGTCACCCTCGTCTCGTGACCGGTCCCCCAGTCCTGCGCCTTGGTGAAGGTGGTGGTGACCGTGCCGGCGCCGAACGCGGTGGTCACCGGCACCGCTGCGACGGTCACGGCGACCACGGCACCGGCCCAGAGGGCCCGGCGGAGCGATCTTTTCATGAGGCGTCTCCCGAACTGTTAGGAAACTTTCCAAAAGAGATGGTGAGACGGTACTCACGGCGTCATCAGTTCGTCAAGATGCGCATGTTTCGATTTCTCCTGGTGCACGGAGTGCGTACGCTGCGCCCACCCCGGGCCGACACCCGGCCGGCGCGTAGCCTCGGCCCATGACCGTCTTCGACATCCCGATCGACGCCCTCAACGGCGGCCCCGCCGACCTGGCCCGCCACCGCGGCAAGGCGTTGCTGGTCGTCAACGTGGCCTCCCGCTGCGGCCTCACCCCGCAGTACGCCGGCCTCCAGACACTCGCCGACGCCTACGCCGACCAGGGCCTCGTCGTGCTCGGCGTGCCGTGCAACCAGTTCGCCGGACAGGAGCCGGGCAGTGCCGCCGAGATCAGCGACTTCTGCCAGGTCAACTACGGGGTCACCTTCCCGCTGACCGAGAAGGTCGACGTCAACGGCCCGGACCGGCACCCGCTCTACGCCGCGCTCGTGGACACCCCGGACGCCGACGGGCACACCGGTGACGTGCGCTGGAACTTCGAGAAGTTCCTGGTTGCCCCGGACGGCTCGGTCGCCGCCCGGTTCGCCCCCAGTGTCGAGCCCGGCTCCGACGACCTACGCGCGGCCATCGAAAAGACCCTCCCCACCTCCTGACGCCCCGGGGCGCTCCGTGGCGCCGCGTCGATGCGCGTCGACGCCCCTCGACGCGGTCGATCATGGAGTCGTGGTGCCCGACTTGCCCAGGTCAGCCCGACTCGTCCCCCAGCACAACTCCATGATCGACGGCCTTGCCGACCCTCCCGACGTCTGGGTTGCGCCCGGGCCGCCTTGATCGCGCTCGAACATGGATGTGGTGGCCTCTGCGCCTCCGCGCGCCCACCACCGCGCCAACCGCACGCCACCGGAGAGTGGCACGTCGCCGGAGAGCCGGTCGCCGACCAGCGTGAGCAGTACGTTGTGCAGGACGGGGCTCGCGGCGCACCAGGCACCCGCCGGGACGGCGAAGGTCGCGCAGCCCTCGACGAGACGGCGCATGCGCGGCAGCCTGCCCGGCCCGCCGGCAGCCGAATAACCCACCAGCCTGGTCGGGAATGCGTCGCGGGTGGACGGAGTTGGGAACGAGCATGACAACTGTGGGACTGATCGGCAGTGGCAACATCGGCGGCACCGTGGCCCGGCTGGCCGTCGACGCCGGCTACGACGTGGTGCTGAGCAACTCGCGGGGCCCGGAGACCCTCACCGACCTGGTGGAGACCCTGGGCGCTCACGCCAGCGCCGGCACCACGCAGGACGCGGCGCAGGTCGGTGACCTGGTGGTCGTCAGCGTGCCGCTGAAGGCGTACCGCGCGGTGCCCGTGGAACCGCTGGCCGGCAAGGTCGTCATCGACACCAACAACTACTACCCGCAGCGCGATGGCACCTTCCCGGAGCTGGACTCCGGTGAGACCACCAGCAGCGAGCTGCTCCAGCGCCACCTGCCGGACTCGCGGGTGGTCAAGGTCTTCAACAACATCTACTTCAAGGGCCTGGCCGCGCTCCCCCGCCCGACCGGCGCCGCCGACCGCAGCGCCCTCGCGATCGCCGGCGACGACGCCGCCGCGAAGGCCGAGGTGACCGCCTTCCTGGACCGCATCGGCTACGACGCGGTGGACGTCGGCCCGCTGGCCGAGGGGTGGCGCTACCAGCCGGACACCCCGGCGTACGGCACGCTCTACTCCGCGAGCCCCACCGACTGGGAGCACCCGGCGCAGGGCGACGCCGCGAAGCTGCGCGACGCCCTGGCCGCCGCCACCCGCTGAGCAAGGCCAGCCGCCGTCCTGCCCGCGATTCCCTTATGGGGTGGTCGTACTACGGAGGGCGGCGGCGAGCTCGTCGTCGTAGCTGGCGATCGGCTGCCCGTCCGAGGCGTACGCGACGAGCCGGCCGTGGGCCATCGTCGCGGACCGGAACGAGAAGGTACGCGAACCCGGGTACGCGGCGAGCAGCGGGATGGCCCTGGGTGCTCCACCCGGTGCGGAGTAGTACTCCAGGCGGGTCACCTGCGGGGAGACCACGCCGTTGACCCGGACCTTGGTCTTCTCGGCGCGGGTGCCGAAGGTGACCGGCGCGTCGGTGGCGTATTCGGCGCATTCGGCCGGTCCACGGCAGACGAAGAAGTATCGCGGGTTGACCACGTCGTCGAGGCGGTACGCCTTGAAGGTGGGGTCGGCCCCGGCCGGCAGCGGCTGTACGGCGAAGAACGCGACAGCCACAGTGGCGGTGACGCCCACCCGCAGCCAGGCACGGCCAGCTGCCGGTCGTCTGCTCGTGTGCTGGGCGGCGACGGCGACACCGCCGAAGCCGACGAGGCACAGGAGGCACACCCCGACGGCACGGGCGTTCTCGAAGAGGAACTGCACTCCCGGCCGCGTCGAGACCGGGCTGAGCACCGCGCCCAACGAGACGACCATGGCGGCGAGCAGCGCCGCGCCGGCGGCCCGCTGGGTGACGCCGGACGCGCCGATCAGCAGCATCGCGGCGAGCACCGGCCACACCTGGTGGTGGGTCCAGGACACCGGGGACGCGGCCACTGTGGCGCAGCCGACGAGCACGGCGGCGTGCCCGGGGCGACCCTGCCTCGACAACTGTCGGGCCCGCAGCAGTGCCGCCGCGCAGATCAGTGCCACCATGCCGGCCCAGAGCACTGGCAGCGCCGTCTCGTCGACGCCGACGCGCAGCAGCATGCCGTGCACTGACTGGTTGCCCAACGAGGACAGATTGCCGATGCGGGAGGTCTGTCGCACGGTCTCGGTCCAGTAGGCCCAGCTCTCCCGGGGCAGCACTACCGCGGCGAGCCCCGCGCAGGCCAGGAAGGTGGCCGCCGACCGGCCGGCGTCACGGTAGCGCCCGACGGCGAGGAAGTAGACCACGAACAGCAGCGGGGTGAGCTTGATCGCCGCGGCCACCCCGACCAGCGTTCCGCGCAGTCGGGGTGGGACGACGCCCAGCCCGTCGAGCAGGGCCATCAGCACGATGAAGATGCTGACCTGCCCGAAGCGGAGGTTGCTCTGCACCGGCGCGGAGAGCATCAGCACGGTGGCCGCCAGCGCCACGACGAGCGGGCGCCGGGACTGTCGGGTGGTCAGCGCGACCCCGACCGACCCGGCGATGGCGACGACCGCCGCGCACGTCGCCACCAGCCAGATCCCCTGGAGCACGCCCTCGCTGACGGCGGTGATCGGCCACAGTACGAGAGCGGCGAACGGCGGATAGGTGAACGGGCCGCCGTTCTCCGCCTCATATCCGTACAGCGGCTTTCCGGCGCGCAGGTCGGACAGCGCACCGTAGTAGATGTGCAGGTCGGAGAGGCGATCCGGCCGATGCAGGACGAGCACACCGGACACCAGCGCGACGACGACGAAGGCCGCCCACGCCAGCGCCACCCGGCGATCCCGCATCGCCCGAGAATAGGCGACCGCGATGGCCCGCGTGGGCCCCGCGGCGGCGCAAACGCCCGGGTCGGTTCCACGTCTGCTCTCGGAAGAACGGGTGCCGCGGGACGGGTGTCGATTCGTAGCCTCAGCGAATGGGGACGACGGGCGGACCGGCGTACGACGCCTACGCGGACTGGTACGAGGGCTTCATCTCCGGCGGAGGCGACTATCTGCGGCGGGTGCACGCGACGGTGGCGGACCTGCTCGGCGCGGGCGAGGGGTCCTGCCTCGACATCTGTTGCGGTACCGGCGCGCACGCCTCGGTGCCGGCGGGTCTGGGTTGGACGCCGGTGGGCGTGGACCTGTCCGGCGGGCAGTTGCGGCACGCGCGGGGGCGGTTGCCGGTGGCCAGGGGTGACGCTGTCGCCCTGCCGGTCGCCGACGCGTCGCTGCCGGCCGCGATGTGTGTTCTGGCCAGCACCGACCTGCCCGACTACCCGGCCGTGCTGCGCGAGGTCGCCCGGGTGCTGCGCCCCGGCGGGCGTTTCGTGCACGTGGGTGTGCACCCGTGTTTCGTGGGCGCGTTCGCCGACTGGGGACACCATCCGAGTGTCGTCGTCGACGAGCGGTACGCCGACCGGTCCCGCAGCTTCGACAGTTGGAACACCAGCGGCGTGCGGGTGCGGGTGGGCGCCTGGCACCTCCCCCTGGCCGACCTGGTCAACGCGACGGTGGCGGTCGGCCTTCGGCTGGTCCGGGTCGTCGAGGCGGGCCCGGGCGGGGTCCCCGACCTGTTCGGCCTCCTCGCCCTGCGCGATCGGTAGCGGCAGCCGACAAAAACATCGCTGTGGCAACTTGCGTCGCAGTCCTGTTCACGGGACCCTGTTCTCTGGGTTGCCGCCCGCTCACCGAACGTGCCCCCGGAGGCGACATGCACACGCTCCGTACCGTGCCCCGCCGGCTGTTGGCCGGCTCCGGCGCGCTCCTGCTCGGCACCGCCCTCGCCACCGCCGCCATTCCGGTCCCTGCCCACGCCGCGGCCGGCGCGGACACCGTCGGATACGTCCGGCTCGCGCACCTCTCCCCGGACACCCCGGCGGTGGACGTCTACCTGGCCGCGCCGGGAGCGGCGAAGCCGCAGGTCTTTCCCGGTGTCGGTTACGGTGTGGTCTCCGACTACCTCGAACTCGCGCCGGGCCGGTACGCGGTGGCCATGCGCGAGGCCGGCGCCCCCGCCAGCGACCCCCCGGTACTGACCACCGAGGTCGCGGTGACCAGCGGCGACGCCTTCACTGTGGCCGGTGTGGGCCGGCACGCCGACCTCGGCCTGCGAGTGCTCAACGACGATCTCAGCGCCCCCACCGACGGCCGCGCCAAGGTGCGGGTCATCCAGGCGTCGGTGCGGACCCCGGTGCTCGACGTGGCCGCCGCCGACGGCCCGATGATCGCCGACGGGGTGCAGTTCGCCACCACTACCGACTACCAGCAGGTCGAGCCGGGCAGTTGGCGGCTGAAGCTGACGGGTGCCGGCGGGCCGAGCACCGACGCCGAGGTGCG comes from Micromonospora vinacea and encodes:
- a CDS encoding deoxyribonuclease IV, with amino-acid sequence MPTISGRPVGTHTPTSGGLAKAALPYADVTGARVVQVYVSNSRGWALPNGDPGQDVLFRDGCAERGIPTFIHAALLVNLGSPTPATVEKSAQTLAHALRRGVAIGARGVVFHAGSSVDEGHAEAAMRQVREVLLPLLDWTAEAGGPMLLVEPSAGGGRSLASRVEQLGPYLDAVDRHPMLGVCFDTCHAWAAGHDLAAEGGMTATLDTLVATVGADRLRLVHANDSKDLCGSTRDRHENIGKGSIGEPAFAELMAHPATAGVPIVVETPSEKHLGHAADISTLTRLSHP
- a CDS encoding threonine aldolase family protein, which translates into the protein MPDLFVDLRSDTVTRPTAGMREAMAAAEVGDDVYGEDPSVNALEAEVAALFGHEAALFAPSGSMANQIALQLLVSPGDELLCDADAHVVTYEIGAAAAYGGISSRTWPAVGADIDPEVVAGMIRPDGYFAVPTRAIAVEQTHNRGGGGVIPLATLRDLRGVADEAGVALHCDGARIWHAHVADRVPLIEYGQLFDTLSVCLSKGLGAPVGSLVVGSAEKMQRARLIRKRMGGGMRQAGILAAGGRYALAHHIDRLADDHAKAARLAEAVAPFGVLATTVRTNLVALDLTKHTLDARALAAAARAEGVLVSVLGPRTARLVTHLGVSDADIDRAVAALPRILAAA
- a CDS encoding class II 3-deoxy-7-phosphoheptulonate synthase, which encodes MRHEWHQLSHPAVSSPGLQTSRPTVDSAEDAALGLDRWRELPREQVPPWSDPAAVAAVCKVLDTVPSVVAPYEVDQLRQKLALVCEGKAFLLQGGDCAETFVDNTESHLLANARTLLQMAIVLTYGASLPVVKVARVAGQYTKPRSLPTDARGLPAYRGDMINSLEADPAARVADPQRMIRAYANSAAAMNMLRAYLAGGLADLHAVHDWNKGFVKNSPAGERYEAIAREIDRALAFIRACGMTDDEALRTVTLYCSHEALALEYDRALTRVSDRRAYGLSGHFLWIGERTRQISGAHIDFISRIANPIGVKLGPTTSPDEAIELCEKLNPDNIPGRLTLISRMGNHRVRDALPPIVAKVTAAGAKVVWQCDPMHGNTHESSNGYKTRHFDRIVDEVLGYFEVHRGLDTHPGGLHVELTGEDVTECLGGAQGIEDLDLPDRYETACDPRLNTQQSLELAFLVAEMLRG
- a CDS encoding glycosyl hydrolase family 18 protein; translation: MKRSLRRALWAGAVVAVTVAAVPVTTAFGAGTVTTTFTKAQDWGTGHETRVTVTNGSSATVTTWRIEFDLPSGTTISSAWDADVTSSGNHYVAVKKSWAGGIAPGASFSWGYNGSGAYKAPLNCTINGAACGGGTTPPTTTPPTTTPPTTTPPTTPPPTTPPPTTNPPNPGGKKIVGYFAEWGVYGRNYHVKNIQTSGSAAKLTHILYAFGNTTGGRCTIGDSYADYEKAYTAAESVDGVADTWDQPLRGSFNQLRKLKQLNPHLKVIWSFGGWTWSGGFTQAAQNPAAFAESCHNLVEDPRWADVFDGIDVDWEYPNACGLSCDSSGPNAFKNVISALRSRFGSSALVTAAITADGSNGGKIDATDYAGAIGNLNWLMPMTYDYFGAFAAQGPTAPHSPLTSYTGIPQQGFNSDAAIQKLKSKGVPANKLLLGIGFYGRGWTGVTQAAPGGSATGAAPGTYEAGIEDYKVLKNTCPATGTIAGTAYAKCGSNWWSYDTPSTINGKMTYANNQGLGGAFFWELSGDTSNGELIGAIKGGLG
- a CDS encoding glutathione peroxidase is translated as MTVFDIPIDALNGGPADLARHRGKALLVVNVASRCGLTPQYAGLQTLADAYADQGLVVLGVPCNQFAGQEPGSAAEISDFCQVNYGVTFPLTEKVDVNGPDRHPLYAALVDTPDADGHTGDVRWNFEKFLVAPDGSVAARFAPSVEPGSDDLRAAIEKTLPTS
- a CDS encoding NADPH-dependent F420 reductase is translated as MTTVGLIGSGNIGGTVARLAVDAGYDVVLSNSRGPETLTDLVETLGAHASAGTTQDAAQVGDLVVVSVPLKAYRAVPVEPLAGKVVIDTNNYYPQRDGTFPELDSGETTSSELLQRHLPDSRVVKVFNNIYFKGLAALPRPTGAADRSALAIAGDDAAAKAEVTAFLDRIGYDAVDVGPLAEGWRYQPDTPAYGTLYSASPTDWEHPAQGDAAKLRDALAAATR
- a CDS encoding glycosyltransferase 87 family protein translates to MRDRRVALAWAAFVVVALVSGVLVLHRPDRLSDLHIYYGALSDLRAGKPLYGYEAENGGPFTYPPFAALVLWPITAVSEGVLQGIWLVATCAAVVAIAGSVGVALTTRQSRRPLVVALAATVLMLSAPVQSNLRFGQVSIFIVLMALLDGLGVVPPRLRGTLVGVAAAIKLTPLLFVVYFLAVGRYRDAGRSAATFLACAGLAAVVLPRESWAYWTETVRQTSRIGNLSSLGNQSVHGMLLRVGVDETALPVLWAGMVALICAAALLRARQLSRQGRPGHAAVLVGCATVAASPVSWTHHQVWPVLAAMLLIGASGVTQRAAGAALLAAMVVSLGAVLSPVSTRPGVQFLFENARAVGVCLLCLVGFGGVAVAAQHTSRRPAAGRAWLRVGVTATVAVAFFAVQPLPAGADPTFKAYRLDDVVNPRYFFVCRGPAECAEYATDAPVTFGTRAEKTKVRVNGVVSPQVTRLEYYSAPGGAPRAIPLLAAYPGSRTFSFRSATMAHGRLVAYASDGQPIASYDDELAAALRSTTTP
- a CDS encoding class I SAM-dependent methyltransferase, with translation MGTTGGPAYDAYADWYEGFISGGGDYLRRVHATVADLLGAGEGSCLDICCGTGAHASVPAGLGWTPVGVDLSGGQLRHARGRLPVARGDAVALPVADASLPAAMCVLASTDLPDYPAVLREVARVLRPGGRFVHVGVHPCFVGAFADWGHHPSVVVDERYADRSRSFDSWNTSGVRVRVGAWHLPLADLVNATVAVGLRLVRVVEAGPGGVPDLFGLLALRDR
- a CDS encoding DUF4397 domain-containing protein — translated: MHTLRTVPRRLLAGSGALLLGTALATAAIPVPAHAAAGADTVGYVRLAHLSPDTPAVDVYLAAPGAAKPQVFPGVGYGVVSDYLELAPGRYAVAMREAGAPASDPPVLTTEVAVTSGDAFTVAGVGRHADLGLRVLNDDLSAPTDGRAKVRVIQASVRTPVLDVAAADGPMIADGVQFATTTDYQQVEPGSWRLKLTGAGGPSTDAEVRLTGGAVYSLLVLDAKQGGLTAELRRDAEGGTVVPAGGVDTGAGGTAGSGLDAYPLVAGGLAAAAGAVAVLLWRRRRTTW